A region from the Spea bombifrons isolate aSpeBom1 chromosome 7, aSpeBom1.2.pri, whole genome shotgun sequence genome encodes:
- the LOC128501648 gene encoding claudin-4-like, whose translation MGEGRSPYIELLGGPDGTQSHCLLLQTVTRMASTGLQILGMALALIGWVGAVVTCALPMWKVSAFIGNNIVVSQIVWEGLWMNCIVQSTGQMQCKVYDSLLALPQDLQAARALTIIGILVALLAMLIGIVGAKCTNCVEDENTKAKVSMVAGVVFLVAGILTLIPVCWSANTIIRNFYNPLVPEAQKRELGASLYIGWAAAALMLLGGGMLCCSCPKKESTPYTARYTAPTSQPRSDYPSKNYV comes from the exons ATGGGGGAGGGCAGATCTCCTTATATTGAGCTGCTGGGGGGGCCAGATGGTACTCAGTCTCACTGCTTGCTGCTACAG ACGGTAACAAGAATGGCATCTACTGGTCTCCAGATCCTCGGCATGGCCCTGGCCCTCATCGGGTGGGTAGGGGCCGTCGTCACGTGCGCTCTGCCCATGTGGAAGGTGTCGGCCTTCATCGGGAATAACATCGTGGTGTCGCAGATCGTCTGGGAGGGCTTGTGGATGAACTGCATCGTGCAGAGCACCGGCCAGATGCAGTGCAAGGTCTACGACTCGCTGCTCGCCCTGCCGCAGGACCTGCAAGCCGCCCGGGCCCTCACAATAATCGGCATCTTGGTGGCCCTGCTGGCCATGCTCATTGGCATTGTGGGCGCCAAGTGCACCAACTGCGTGGAGGATGAGAATACCAAGGCGAAGGTCAGCATGGTGGCCGGCGTGGTCTTCCTGGTAGCCGGGATTCTCACGCTCATCCCGGTCTGCTGGTCCGCCAACACCATCATCAGGAACTTCTACAACCCGCTGGTTCCTGAAGCCCAGAAGCGCGAGCTGGGGGCCTCTCTGTACATTGGCTGGGCGGCCGCTGCCCTGATGCTCCTTGGGGGAGGGATGCTGTGCTGCTCCTGCCCCAAGAAGGAGAGCACCCCGTACACGGCCCGTTACACGGCCCCCACCTCCCAGCCGCGCAGCGACTACCCCAGCAAGAACTACGTGTGA